ctacccttttattCCAATTTTCTATCATCCTCCTTTCCTTTGAAATTGATTCACCTCTCTGACCCCTTTTCCTCACATGTTTGTAAAAATATAAggatgtgggttttggtttaaaaaaaacgggtaagagtgtatatagctcaacttggttaactagggggtgccttacTTGATGAGGCGGGTTCATGAAACGAAAGAAGAAAtggctcaaatggttaagtcctaatacCTTTATTCCTtgctacttgtgcaattttcatctaaatattaaaaactagcCTCTCGTAAAATTTTTCTTTGTacaaatagtagaaagtgttctactttggcttataactcacatatagagaggcttcataGATGATTTTAagattgagcatttccatcatacttgcgtcgttcaaactgatcaagttttagCAATCAAGTCTCTTCATGTAAGCATACTGagtcctttttctaactcttcccaaagcaatcaagtcttccacttatccaatttcatgcatactgCTGTAATTATTACTAACAgatatttgtattttataaaaaaaacttgacACGTATGATTTTACTGGAACTAACCCTctcccctcccactgcatatgaactcgtcctcgagggactggatgcattggaaaaaagggttaggcacagtCAAACAaaccaaggaaaacttctctcacttagaccagacactggttTAAGTGGGAGATAGTGCCAATCAATCAAAACATGCCAATAAACACAGAAAAACATAACCAAAACACAAGGGCAGGCAGAAACGGGCGATTCATGGAtaaccttctcacacttagacccaacaaagGTCTAAGTGTAAGAgcaaacaaaaatatcaaatttttacagacgaaaataaaaaaaaaacataaattgtttgaaatttaaatgAGTTCAGGAGGGAGGGTATACTAGCGCTACTTGGAGGGTTGACCGGGAGATGCTGAGGGTGGGCTGGAGGATGATGGGCGCCGAGTTGGATGAGAGTTGGTTTTGGGAAGGGATGGTGGGGAATTTCGGGGTGTAGGTTCAGGTTCGTGAGAGGGGGCTTGTGTAGATGGGCTAGGGTTTTCTGTATGGGCTGGGAAAGAGATTTCCCGGTCACCATTGTCAGTGCCGACACtggaggatgaggatgaagtTGGAAGTTGCTCAATCAACATTTTTACTGGTAATGGTGGTGGGGTTTTTTTTGGTGgagaagatgataatcttggacaAAGGTTTTGAATCTTTCGAGAAAATTGGAtgagagaaaatgaaatatactATAGACGATTTGGATAAAAGTGATATACAGAGCTTAAAACTGCCTTTTATACTGGTACAACGGCTGTTAAGATCCctactgttgagatccctgcgacTCTTCACGTACAGGCGCACtttttcagagtgccagctggcttgGCTTTACCGATACGCCTCCTCTCTCCAGTACTATTTTGTCCAATGCAGCAGTTAGCTCTTCCTGACACCTTTACCATGACTGCACACATCCTATCATCACCTGCCCTGATTAATGCAAACactgtaccaccaattaaattcaaatttcactgatcaagtggtctattaattccagatgaaaactcaaatattaccacttgatcagtttcttcctcctttttaacttttattttcCTTAAAAAAACTAACTTACGAAAATTATTTACACTAATTACTAAGGACTTGATCGGGTTCCCCTAggacgtcacttgatcagtttaatagattaTGAAACCgtcgcttgatcaagcaaactaCCCGTGAGTACTCAACCACTCTTTTTACCTGCTTACTGTCGAGAGttaggcatgagtagtggaatTTCGTCCACCACAAATGCCTCCATTCCTAATCTGTACGGTTTTACCCTGTGACCATTCACCATAAAGGTGGGTGAGTTTGGATCACTCCCCTAGAGTTCAACTGCCCCATTTACTCTGATGGCAACAATGGTAAAAGGGCCGATCGACCTCCACCTCAACTTCCCGGACATCAATTTGAGTCTGGACTGGAAGAGAAGCACTCTCTGGCccaccttgagttccttcttACGAAGgttcttatcatgccacatcttcattttctctttgttCCACATGGCCGAATCATAGGCATCAAGGTGGAGCtcttcaagctcctgcagctgcaactTTCTCTCCCCAGCGCCATCTTTGGCATTCAAATTCATTTCTTTTACTGCCCAAGAAGCTTGGTGCTCCACCCCCACCGGCAGATGGCACATTTTCCTAAATACCAaccggtatggggacattctGATAGGCGTTTTAAAAGCGGTCCTGTAGGCCCAGAGTGTGTCCTCCAGACAAcgactccagtctttcctcgtaGGATTGACCGTCTTTTCTAAAATTACcttgatttctctgtttgaCACATCAGCTTGACCATTGGACTACGGGTGGTAGGGTGTGGACAAgcggtggtggactccatacttCCGCATTAAGGCTTCTATGGTTCTATTAACGAAATAAGTTCCCTGATCAGAGATTATGGACCGTGGTACCCCATATCGAGTAAAGATGTTCGATTTTAAAAACTTCGCCACTTCTCTGGACTCACACGTCTTCGTCGCCTTTGCCTcaatccatttggacacatagtccaccgCCACTAGGATGTTGAGATTGCCCTCAGAAGATGGGAAAGGTCCCATGAAATCCAACTCTCATTCATCAAATATTTCATAGACAATAATGGGGACCTGAGGCATCTCATCTCTTGTAGATATCCCGCCTATAAGCTGGCATCGATGGAACTTTTTGCAAAACTCGTAAGCATCTCTGTGGATGGAGGGCCAATAGAACCCACTATCAAGTATTTTCCTTGTTGTTTTCTTTGGTCTGAAGTGACCGCCACAAGCTAGTGAGTGGCAGTGGACCAGTACGTCCTCTTGCTCCCATTTAGGTATACAGCGTCGGATTACTTGATCCGCCCCCATCTTCCATAGGTAAGGATCATCCTAATAAAAGTATCGGGAATCGCTCTTGAGTTTCAACTTCTGGGCTCTTCCGGGAAAGCGTCAGAGAAGGCTTCCCCGCCGTCTTCTTGCAAGATTTTGCTCAAGTGATCCTCCACTCTGTTCTCACATCCCTTTTTATCAACTGCCTCCCAGTCGGATTCTTGCAAGAGGAGGACCCATCTAATCAGTCGCGACTTCAATTCCTTCTTTACTACTAGGTATTTAATGGCCGCATGGGTAGTATACACTATCAGCTTCGAGCCTAGCAGATAAGGCCTAAATTTTTCGAAGGCGTAGACCACcgatagcatctccttctcagtcGTGTCGTAATTCTTTTGTGCTTGATTTAGAGTTTTGGAAGCATAGAAGATTACATAACTCTTTACTTCGATTTTCTGACCTAATACTGCCCCCACAACATAGTCGctagcatcacacatcacctcaaaggggtgagTCCAGTCGGGGGCACGTATAATTGGAGAGCTTATCAGCCTGTCCTTCAGCAGTTGGAATGTGGCCTTGTAATCATCGGAGAATTTAAACTCCATCTCATTCTTGAGTAGCCTCGTCAGGGGCTGGGctatctttgcgaaatccttgataaatcttctatAAAACCCAGCGTGGCCTAAAAAGGCTCATATCTCCTTCTGGTTGGTGGGATACGGGTGTTTGGCAATAACCGCTACCTTTGCCTTGTCGACTTCTATTCCCCTGCTCGACACCACATGCTCTAGGACGATTCCTTCagtaaccataaaatggcatttctcaaaattcaaaaccaagtccTTTTGGCGGCATCTTTCCCGTACTCTGTTTAGGCTGTGCAACCCTTGATCGAACATATCTCCATAGACAGTAAAATCGTCCATAAAGATCCCAATGCAATCTTCTATCAGATCagagaaaatgctcatcatgcatctctgGAAAGTGCCTGGGGCGTTACAGAGGCCAAatggcatcctcctgtaagcgtatGTGCTGAAAGGACATGTGAACGTCGACTTTTCTTGGTCATCCGGATTCACTGCTATTTGGAAGTAACCACTATAACCATCCAGGAAGCTGAAGTACTGCTTCCCTACCAACTTCTCCAGCATCTAGTCAATAAAGGGCAGAGGGAAATGATCCTTCTTCGTGGTTGCATTCAGCTTcctatagtcaatgcacattctccacccagtaacttGCCTTGTCGGAatgaattcatttttttcattcttcacTACTTGGATTCCCCCTTTCTTCGGCACCATGTGCACTGGGCTGACCCAGTTACTGTCTGGAATGGAGTAGATAATTCCTATCGAGACCAACTTGAAACTTTCCTtcagcacctcttccctcatgttggggttgagtttccgTTGTTGGTCGTTGTATGGTTTGGCTCTCTCCTCCAATCGGATATGATGCATACACAAGTCTGGGCTGATGCCCACCGGCTCTGTCAGTTTCCAGCCGATAGCCTTCTGATTCTTTCTTAAAACCTCTAACAATCTATCTTCCTGTCCCTGGGTTAACTGACTGTTGATTATTACAGGCTTTGTTTCTTTCTCTCCCAGGTAAGCGTACTTAAGATGTGCTGGAAGTGGCTTCAATTCCTTCGCGGGCTTTGGCTCTTCAGTAGGCAGAGGATTTTCTGCCGCTTCTCTCCCCAGTAGCTTTCCTTGATCAAGCCGCTTCTCTAGGCTATACACTTGAGCCTTACCACTTGACCCAGCTGGTCGTGGGCTCTCACAAaaatccatcatcgccttcgcGATGGCTTGGTCGTCCATTTCTCCGACATTCATGGTCTCATACCACGCTGCAACTTCTCTCTCGATTTCTTCATCAACAGCGGAATCAGTGAACTGCCTCCTCAAGAACTCTTCCTCCAGGTACTTCTGTACCAAGGGCTCAGTCACATCTGCCGAGTACACGCTCTCGCTGTCGGCTGGCCTTTTCATGGCTTCATCGATATTGAACGTAAATTGCTCTTCATTGAAGTCCAAGTTGTTCGTCCCATTACGGACGTCTATTATGGTGCTGGCCGTAGACAGGAACGACCTTCCCAGTAGGACTCTACTCGATTCCCTTGCTGCTGGCTCCGTCATTTTGATTACgaaaaaatcagctgggtacagaAAGTTATTCACCTTTATAATCACGTCTTCCAGAATTCCCTCTGGGTGAATACACGATCTGTGAGCCAATTGGATCATGATGTCTGTGTCGACGAGCTTGGCCGCTCCCAGCTTCCTATAGACGGAGTATGGTAGAACGTTGATAGACGCCCCCAAATGGCACATCGCGTGCTCCACTTGAATTTCCCCAATCGAAATTGGGAGCGTGAACATTCTTGGATCAGTCTTCTTGGATGGGAGGTCTCTTCTCTAGATCACGGCAGAGAGGTTCTCCTATGTAATAAGTCTCCCTTCTTCATTGATTTTTCCCGCCAGGTAGTCCTTGACGAA
This sequence is a window from Salvia splendens isolate huo1 chromosome 5, SspV2, whole genome shotgun sequence. Protein-coding genes within it:
- the LOC121804037 gene encoding uncharacterized protein LOC121804037, producing the protein MCHLPVGVEHQASWAVKEMNLNAKDGAGERKLQLQELEELHLDAYDSAMWNKEKMKMWHDKNLRKKELKVGQRVLLFQSRLKLMSGKLRWRSIGPFTIVAIRVNGAVEL